tttatttcatattggAATTAAGTTTAAGAACCAGACAATTCGTATTAAGTGGAAATTGGTAATGAATTTTTCTGTTGATTTATATTCttgtatttgtaattattagatatGCATATTAAATCTGTTACTTTGATTTTAGGGATGTTGATATagttgcaatattaattatcagtaTTACACATGTGCATTCCAGAGACCAATTACAAGATGTATGTTTTCAATTCAAATAATACTTTCATTTCTtgatttttcaacattgaGCTTATTCATATGTGatttgttacatatataatatatctgaCCCAATTACGCTGAACGCAGCAAATTATGCTGTTATAGACTGTATGGTAAAGAAACTTTACATTCATTgattttgtcaaaataatttgttttaggTACATATCTTTGCGACAATTTatctgaaagaaaaaaggCTAATTGAtgctgttaaaaataaaattaagaaaagaaatttggaTATCGCAAGGCGAATCACAAACTATGGATCGCTCAGTCAACGTGACAACAACTGATCTCTTTCAACAACAAAGTAAAAGGAGTCTGTGTTCAATCAGTCCAAAGTTTGCAtgaaactataatttattcatgGCCGTTATACGAGCCATTATTGGGTCAACACTGCATGCCATTTCTGGCATTTAACACTATTAAAATGTTGTTACTATTATTCCGACTGGCAAACTATATATCGCTAATAGAGGCATGATATATTACTTAGAACtaatatacatgtattttatattagttaGTTACttaatactaattatttaCTGTTGTCCAGTATCGCAAATCCAGCTGCCAGCATTAGGCTAATATTACGCGTATTATAAGCttgaaaatacgaaaattaatAGCCAAACAATTTGTAAAAGACAAAGCATATAACAATGTAAATAGTATATAGCTAAAGTTATAGCAATGTAGAAAGTTATAGAATAgataagttattataatagataagttatagataaataagttatagaataaataaaaaaaagtaaaaattattaatattttgaaaaagcaatgttATGCACACAACAAAATGGACATTTACAAATTGAATCATAAAGCAGAATGatttagttaaatattaatacaatttttaataggtTCAAGTGACGAACAacattgataaatgtaaataaataaaaaagtgggAATAAAATTGGCGCATTGGAAggttaaaagtaataaatatttataaatctcgagtgtacattattattcaataaattagttgaaatatattattgcggaaaataatatttccaattttttcgGACTCTTTCTTTCGTTTGccacattatataatattatatttaatttcaaatactgcatagaaatatacaattcatatttgcttttaagtagacatttaaaaaaaaagtaaaatttttaccaaaattttttacatgttaaactttcataaattattttataaataaaaatctaatacttgtataaatataaaaaattatcgatttaaacatatagaaaatatgtaacattcataaatattaaataactatattaaataactataaatcaatattttaaaatactgattgtaaataatcaaaaagCATTTCAAGatgattgaaaatattttacatatgcatatcacatatacaaaatataccaGCCCAACTAGTGCCGAATTTGTGGGTGGGCGGACAGGGCGACCTCCCAGGAACCTCCACAAATTGGGGACCCCCACAAACAAAActtgattaaaaagaaaatttggttaaaaaatctatatttgtatatttgacatatgttttgaaaatgtatcaaatattttttaaatatacgcCATTGGTTTCCAGATGATGACCGCGATGTGCATTTTGGATGCCAGAGTTTCGCAAACATTGCAGTTTgcatcattaaatatattataactatttgttgtaataatattaaaatatgtatttccaacttttttaaattgacaaatttttaaatgagttTTCAATGATTTTGATCTCTTACGAATCAACGATTCAGCCGTTCCGGGGCCCCCACTTCTTTAAATCCGGCTGTGAGACCAAATATTACGCTTTATAGAAGAATTCTAAGGTCATTTaaagataaacatttttatgccAAAATGTCGAAATTgcactaattttttaaatgaaaagtgTTTAAACCttgattaatcaaattatcataaatttacgCGCTTAGGCACGTcgcatattaatttctatatcattACTATATAAGAAGTTTCAGAAATCTGTGATTAACGTAATACTGCTAGTCTGAAacttttgtatattttctattttgtatattttacattattttaaaatctatttttttaaatgacattaaaataaaacaagttaAATTGACTCACCGGCATGATGCGCTGCAGCAGAGTTGCACACAAGTTGATTTTTAACAAAGTACATTCAAATTATAACagcgaaaaaataattatcacgcACATTAATCttctacttatttttttatacaaatatgcaataaattgtacttttatatttaagaattcaCTCTTTAAAAAGGgcaagataatattttattattgtcacTTTTTCTGATGCTGAATGACTACCTCAATGCGCGCTGTGCGTTGTTATCGAGTGGATGTCATTGCGAATGTTACATACTTTGACAGTTCATTTCTTAAGAAAAGTGGAAGTATACtatatttagtatatttaatatattacagtgAGTAGTACAATATATTagtataacataatattcgcttgtattaatataaacgtgagatattaattgtattaatactAAAcatgagatattaattaacattatgtTAACATGTGATTCATTGTAGTAAGATGTCAAATTTTCTAGcgttaaacattattttaatttctattgtcATCAGtactgtaataattaaataatacattttttgtatgaaatacaatataaaacaattttttatttttctagtcATTAAGAAGATAATTTTGATTGGCGTTATGTtccgatatattttttctaaaataatgcaaataaaatacacaaaagttttttttaataagtaaaatatttcaatatttttaatatcttatagatgataatataagtataagtGTATAACAATATGTGTTTATCATATCGGTCCTTCCTTGCGCTACGCGCAAGCTCGCCATGTCGCTTGATCAACTGTATCCTCCTCATTGTTAGTATGAAGAGATTGCTCAAAACAGTCACATCGTGATTCGATCggttcaaataaatttaatacacgCGATTCAAAATAGTACTAGTTTGCATACTGTTGTTACAAAGTGTaatttgttaacaattttcataaatataggTAAGTATCgacaaactaaatatttctaacTAACTgtgtacaattttaatttattaatttggttaaattcaaaatcaaCATTGATTTTAGcagttaattttatcaataaattcaaaattgacataattttttcagcattaataaaaattttaacgcttttttaaatttctttttatttcttttatactaataataaatcaacTGAGATATACGTAACAATCAATTATCACATGTAAAATGATATctcaaacataaaatttatttattaaatacacgTCGTACATTACAGAAATCCTTAGTTTCATGAATTGCCTTACTTACATCGcatatattacacatttctGCTATATACTATGCTTTCTCTAACATACAATTTCTCATACATTGGAACGTAACGCTCTCTTTCAAAGATTAACCTTGCCTTTGTATCCTTCTCTATCTTGTTATTCTCTTGTGTCTACTGTTCCTTCTTAATCTTTTCGCcctatttttttcctctcttatcgttgtaatttaacaaaaagttttaatgatatattttgtgtaatacGAGTATACATATCGTAAGTAAGTATACAAGTATACCCACAAGAAAAGTGttaaaagtcaaaatttttcgattattgctttatatgCGGATTGTATTCTAAAGACATTGGCCTTCAATCAGAAAAGTAAGTGATAGACATTGAATTCAAATACCGCGTGAATCCTTTATGTTTAATACTgccgtaaataattaattttaaaattattgttttagcATAGacatgtgaaattattttccgtaaTATCAAGCTTTAAACGATTAATAATTTGCGACattatttgagataaaaactaattcataatgttattaataaaaaacgttattatcaacgcaattccttctttcctctctcctgaacaatttattttctttacatgTGCCACTTTTACTGCGAGTGTgcgcatatattaaacatatgcACAGTAAAGAAATAGCAAATGTTAACTTTTGTAGTTAAAGAAAAACATACGTGCCGCACTAagtgtgataaaaaaagtCTATTAAcgtctataatttatttcattcagTTTGCTGataaaacagtaaaaaaaatataaataaaattgcttttgtCGATCGATAAATCGCTTGCTTCCACATAAgatatgtttgaaaagaattttaatcttGCAACAGCCCATCTATGAAAGTAGATATGCTACGATTAAAATGTAGCATATTTACATGTTTTCTGTAAATGTATTGTTGCGCCCGCAGAACGAGATATCACACGCGTCAACGGAACTCGCGAAATTAAAGAACACAACACAATGTTTCAATAAAACAGAGAACACTTTAATAAGAACAGTAACTCAACAGTAACTCATACAATAAATAACCAAAAATAAGATTGAAAGATCGGAGCTGTCATATACGTCCGCCCGAGCAGACAGCTACCAAAAATCTGACATATGACAGCTTGTTTACAAACTGTCATAGAGATCCTTTAAACTGCTAATCGATATCGTCTTgacaacaaatataaaaacaactcttgtatatttacaaatgcCATATGACATTGCACcaatcgataatatcgatcggtttgttagctgtaacacacagcatcagcggcaAAAAGCACAGGCGtaacagtatattaaaaaaaaatgtatttcaatgacattatgaatttttttttcttattctgaATTCTTCAGCGTAACTTATCTCATATATGCTTTcataaaatgattataatcaaatataagtAAGCGCGACgtaatattagtaatataaaataattaataattatatataatggtTACAGTAAAACaaccaataattattttgataatcttAAAAACATGAttcttaataacaataaaattaacgtttttagtgtttcaatattacacaaattttatacattttaattttttttagttttatatttaaaaaaatttcttggtaaattataattttcgtaaGAACCTATGAAACCTCTTGtagttaaaattatgttttgttaatactaaaaataatatatcttcatgttttacacatttttcataatatcttTTAGTATGAATAGCTACActcgttattatatatactttctttcATGATGCAGAAATAAAGTACTATGTGTCGCAAATATGTATGTTTTTACGAcataaaaactgttttttcTAGATGCTGTAAACGGAACTAAGTATGGCATTAaggaatatttcattaaatatcaaactaatatttattgtgattacatttttctctattccacaatttgtaaaaagtgACACTGAAGTTAATCTCCATTTGCTGAGTTATGCTGGTTTAGTACCAATGCATTATGATGTCAACATAGAACTTGacattaatagaaatatcttGCACGGTGAATGCAATATTACCATCAATATTACACGTCCAATGATGAATATAAGTATACCTTCAATAAATTTCgggatatataaaattgacttcaCTAGCAATGATGGCAATAGGATGATACACGTACCAagatattcatttattaatgaaacGCACATTTATATTGACTTCACCAAActatctgtaaatattttacttcctGGAACATATATCTTACACATGATATATTTCCGCAAcatatttgatgaaatttttttcggaTACAAAGAAGACACAGGTAAAAAAGtgtaagtttaaataattaattttcagacgaaatatgataaaaattttatataaaccattataaaataaaacagattaaCAGAAACTGGTGTTGAGATAATAAGAGCCCAACAAATATTTCCATGTTGGGACAAACCAGCGTTCGAGAGCACCCTTAACATTTCTATTATGCATAACAAATGGTTTACAGCCCTATCGAATATGTTGATAAATAGAGAAGAATATATAGATGAAAGTAACATGATATGGACACATTTTCACAAGTCGCCTTTTATGCCCATTCAAAGTTTAACGATTGTGATAACCacatttactaatatttttctccaatCGCAAACTTTGCCTGCTCGTGTCACAATTTGGTGTAGAAAAAACATGACACACAATATAGGATTTACACACCATGTCGGATTTGCACAACTCATCACTGAAGAGATATTCCATTTTTTGAATGAAAGAAGTCAGATGAAAATACCAAAAATAGATTACATTGCAATTTGGGATACGCATCATAGGAACATTGAGACATGGGGACTCATTTTACACAGGTAGTATGCAGTTATTAGTTATTAAagataacatttaaaattaaatttaaaaaataaagttatctataatattttagaaataaaaatattaagtatttttatatgaagaaGCCAATTAATAACTATCACTTGCATTGCAccataaaaaagaattcttacTTTTACTataaacagaaaattaaaataatattttttacctcaaatgagattttaatttagattttaataggtaaaatatggaaattgtatgttttccttgtataaataaaacaagtgttaaatattattcattgcatcagaaatatagaaaaatataaactttcttaATTTGATACTTATGCAGTCTTTTACTCGTGatgttatttattcaaaaatgtttgaaatagttctcctttttctaaaataatctaaatgtGTGACCATGTTAGTGAAAAAACACACAGTTATTAGaatgttatttttagaaacacataaaaatatattgtttgttaaatatatatgaaaatacatGATTGCTAAAGTGTAActttatttctctttgttataatattaaaaattaatttaaaaattttttaaattttcaatctgaaattgttaaatgtttatttactttttttgaaaaaaataatttaacaaatcagTACTCAAGTCCatctaattttgtaataacttgtattatatctacaatatacaaatttattaaattgcagcAATTCTAGCAATATTTtaggataattttaatacttaaaaatcattttcagaGAAGAAGATATTACTTACATTAAACAATTACATTCCATTGCACGCAAAATAGAAGTGGCTAACTTACTAACACGTCAAGTTATATCTCTTTGGAACGATTATTTGTCTTGGCCAATAGAAGGTTTTACTACATACTTTGCAGCATATATCTTGAGAAAGGTTGTTTCATATTCCTTTCttattgatatattacaaattaatattttattgaaaaaaaaataaaaaaaaatttagtagcAGCCATTACCAACtcttaattcatatttataatgcaaatataccgtgcatttaaatattcaaacttatcaaatttttcagattcCGTCGATATCTTACATTcatgatttatttgttgtcCAAGTACTACAAGAGTCTCTTCGCTTTGATAATCCTTCTTATAACTATAATTCTACATTGCACAACAATAATGGCTTAGACTTTAAAATGAATAAGACTTTTCTTAATTACATCAAACgtaagtttaaattaaaatatttaaagaaaaatgcttgattaatataatttaaaaatattgataatatttatacataaaattataaataaaaagaagtatggaaaaatataactacaaaccgattaaaatagaatttatttgtttaccaactttttataaacctattataaaaatatattattattacgattaaaaaacattttaaagtatgtaataaatactccataattttaattgatacagCACCCGTTTTATGGTATATATTGCAACATATCCTAGAAGAAAACATGTGGTATAGTATCCGCGCGTATGCTGATAGGTGAGTAATATTTCACGACATAATAATTacgtaacaaaattaaatattgaacaaaaatgACATTCTTCAATTTTACTATGATAGGGTATGGTATAAGATATAAGATCATTTCAAAGTTGTCGAACCATCTGTTATctacaaaataacaaataacttGTTGTACATTTCTAAAACTaactatattttctttaaaatgaataaaataatattcattgtttttaaatattaaatcaaatttttttaaaacctgTCAAATTATCtccgtttaaaattttaagcaaCATATAgttgatttttcaaattaaagtattatatttattaatgtaaataatacaatcGATTTTTAAGGTTGTaacaaattaatgataattattttggaaaccaatattaaaaactgtagataaataagaaacattatattgtatataagtGACATTTGgagtttattaatatattttgaaattacaaaaacataactgtaaatataaacaaataagatatttcgataaattgtGATCTTtgtctgcaattttattgagAGCAAATTTAATCCAAACCTAAATATAAGGCTAGTTAAGAAAGACTTtccaaatgaaaaaaatatatatacatataaatattactgtTGATTTACTTGTATCaacatgtaaattaatattttaatatactaataattataattttgtgtttgaaagtaaaaatttgaatggTGTATggtcttaaaaaaatttctattttacagatataatCAGACAAATGCGGTAAAAACCGATAATTTATGGCacataattcaaatttatttaaatcatactAAGATTTCTGATCAAATATCttttactgtaaaaaaatatatagatatttggataaaaaacaattattatcctGTACTGTATGTGACATTAAACGCAACATATCATACGATATCAATCTCATATCTCAGTTCTCAATATATCGACAAAGACATAGAACAACTTCCCgcatttgtaacattttcgattatacaaAGAAAAGTTGGTAATTCTATTGGCGTACAAGTTTTGCTATCACCGCAATATagtacaattataaatgttgaaaatgtatttaatgtgGTTGATGAAAATTATTGCCTTATAGTCAATGTGAAACAAACAggtatacaatattaaatttattatgcctCAATGTTTAATTTGTGTAACTAAGATTATGCAGCATTCtgattttgtcttttttatgttctgctaattaagattaattttgaattttattttaaactgatgattatgttattaataataaaaatgtctaattgggttttctaaataataaaattataacattatatttaatagctACATAAGCCCAGAGCCAGGTATTATTTGCTCAGTAAAgtgtcattaaaaaaaaattagttagaacaaacgtttcagcccATTTATTTTGGCCATATTTAGTGAGAGGTACAATTTCAGCGaaacgttaaaaaaacataataaaagtacACATAGAACGCAAAGTTGTCGAAACACggttaaataaatcaatcaattgataataattatgtgtatAAAAAGTGTTCCACCTAACTtgagtattttaaatatcacacttatttttgataatacaaAAGAACGTCAGAAAAGTCATcagttttttttctgtattctCGTATTGcataatcatatgtatagaGAGTTTTGATATCTCAGCCATCACAATGTGatgataaaaacatataatccCATTTAAAAATGATCTATGACTTTATAaccttaaaaaatataacttaagaaaaattttttgtttaacataatatttgtctctctccaacaaataatattttcctttgacatattttcatattatcaaAAACAGATGAGAAATTTAAGATGCCCAATAGATGCCTCGTATGTACATATAGTCACAGCTTTTTAACGATTGGGAAATTTTCACGGTGCACTTTAAATCCccaagattaataaaataataattaaaaattatagcatTAATGTGATTTGCAAGAAATCTCACATATTTGGAACaaagtgattaaaatattttattaaaatataaattattttaaaaaatatttggaaaaaaacattgttagaaactattttttgataaattctaTCAGAGAATCTATAGATAAAAgtatcaatttcttatataacaGGATATTAtcgtgttaattataattctgaGGGCTGGCTTAGACTTGCGCAGTgcttgagaaaaaattatacagtacATGTTCTCAATCAAGCCCAAGTCATAGATGATGCGTTTTACTTTCTCATACATCGCCGACTCAGTTTAAAGATGTTTTGGAATATCGTAAGCTTTCTGTCAGAAAATACGAATTACGTAGCATGGTATCCCATGATTAAAGCTTTTGAATACATGGCTTGTGCCTATTCATTTGATCATGCTCCACCCATAAC
This genomic window from Linepithema humile isolate Giens D197 chromosome 5, Lhum_UNIL_v1.0, whole genome shotgun sequence contains:
- the LOC105678116 gene encoding aminopeptidase N-like isoform X1, which encodes MALRNISLNIKLIFIVITFFSIPQFVKSDTEVNLHLLSYAGLVPMHYDVNIELDINRNILHGECNITINITRPMMNISIPSINFGIYKIDFTSNDGNRMIHVPRYSFINETHIYIDFTKLSVNILLPGTYILHMIYFRNIFDEIFFGYKEDTGKKVLTETGVEIIRAQQIFPCWDKPAFESTLNISIMHNKWFTALSNMLINREEYIDESNMIWTHFHKSPFMPIQSLTIVITTFTNIFLQSQTLPARVTIWCRKNMTHNIGFTHHVGFAQLITEEIFHFLNERSQMKIPKIDYIAIWDTHHRNIETWGLILHREEDITYIKQLHSIARKIEVANLLTRQVISLWNDYLSWPIEGFTTYFAAYILRKIPSISYIHDLFVVQVLQESLRFDNPSYNYNSTLHNNNGLDFKMNKTFLNYIKPPVLWYILQHILEENMWYSIRAYADRYNQTNAVKTDNLWHIIQIYLNHTKISDQISFTVKKYIDIWIKNNYYPVLYVTLNATYHTISISYLSSQYIDKDIEQLPAFVTFSIIQRKVGNSIGVQVLLSPQYSTIINVENVFNVVDENYCLIVNVKQTGYYRVNYNSEGWLRLAQCLRKNYTVHVLNQAQVIDDAFYFLIHRRLSLKMFWNIVSFLSENTNYVAWYPMIKAFEYMACAYSFDHAPPITENMKKILNGVLQIIGYDEKPNESDLTKCLREEAAKWACIIDAAQCRETATLQLIKDLENPVQDNRLTWIEWKYCNGLMLANYTVWNYVREKWTTTSDNRILDYLTCCKDPFIITSYLNQTLRLTGEYKYFIQEQELSVNIVLLTVAKHVRNWTVFYFILELSLRTRQFVLSKNWDVDIVAILIISITHVHSRDQLQDVHIFATTYLKEKRLIDAVKHKIKKRNLDLARRITNYGSLS
- the LOC105678116 gene encoding aminopeptidase Q-like isoform X2; its protein translation is MALRNISLNIKLIFIVITFFSIPQFVKSDTEVNLHLLSYAGLVPMHYDVNIELDINRNILHGECNITINITRPMMNISIPSINFGIYKIDFTSNDGNRMIHVPRYSFINETHIYIDFTKLSVNILLPGTYILHMIYFRNIFDEIFFGYKEDTGKKVLTETGVEIIRAQQIFPCWDKPAFESTLNISIMHNKWFTALSNMLINREEYIDESNMIWTHFHKSPFMPIQSLTIVITTFTNIFLQSQTLPARVTIWCRKNMTHNIGFTHHVGFAQLITEEIFHFLNERSQMKIPKIDYIAIWDTHHRNIETWGLILHREEDITYIKQLHSIARKIEVANLLTRQVISLWNDYLSWPIEGFTTYFAAYILRKIPSISYIHDLFVVQVLQESLRFDNPSYNYNSTLHNNNGLDFKMNKTFLNYIKPPVLWYILQHILEENMWYSIRAYADRYNQTNAVKTDNLWHIIQIYLNHTKISDQISFTVKKYIDIWIKNNYYPVLYVTLNATYHTISISYLSSQYIDKDIEQLPAFVTFSIIQRKVGNSIGVQVLLSPQYSTIINVENVFNVVDENYCLIVNVKQTGYYRVNYNSEGWLRLAQCLRKNYTVHVLNQAQVIDDAFYFLIHRRLSLKMFWNIVSFLSENTNYVAWYPMIKAFEYMACAYSFDHAPPITENMKKILNGVLQIIGYDEKPNESDLTKCLREEAAKWACIIDAAQCRETATLQLIKDLENPVQDKYISLRQLI